Genomic window (Psilocybe cubensis strain MGC-MH-2018 chromosome 1, whole genome shotgun sequence):
GTAACGTGCGTCAAaaccctttcttttcctctttctttattGATCCACAAACAGGTTGACGACATCAGCGCTATATTCGATGTTAAAGAGCGCCCATACCACTCGGGAAGCGTTTCATGGGGCAACAATGGAGGCACATACTATCTGCACAAAGTAGACCGCGAAGGGTACTCCCGCATCAAAGAGAAATTCGAGACGATGCACGGTAGCAGCGTCAGACCGGCCAGGAGCTCTCGCTCGCGTAGATGAGTTCTTTTTCCATGGTGGATTTATTATTTGTGGTTTCTTGATTGGCTTGAGGATGGATAAGAGTGTGTGTATGTTGAGGACTGTACTTACTGTAACAGAGACGAGACAATGACTAATTAATATATATCCCCCCGACAAACGAACATCCTGCTGTGCTTATTTATGTATAACAGAGGTACAGTAGTGTACATACCCTTTTTCGTAATGAAGAGGTGCAGATGAATACAATGAATCGACTCTCATGTCGGCTTGGCTTTGGCAGGCTTCTTCAACACTTTGATCCCTAGTGAGTTTTTGGCGTTGgttttctgcttctttgCTGCCTGTAGTGTTGCTGTAGAGGCGATGAGCGAACGCGCCGAGTCCGAGAGGAGGGTATGTGCCGGCGGCTCGTAGTCGTCTGCTTTCCGCTTCACCGTCACCGTCGTCGACCCCGACGCCGGCACCTTTGAAAACACCTGCTCAACCAActtttcatcctcctcctccagcctcttcttctccttatcctcctcatcctccaccTCGCGCATCGCCAGCCGCGAGAGCAAGTCGTCCGACGCACCGACGCGCTCGTTCCGCGCATTCCGCGCGCGGATGTCCTGCAGCGCATCGAGAATGTCCATCTCGCGCTTCGAGTCGATCGTCTTGTTCTCGAGCACCTTCATGGGATtgttctcctcctcctctagCTTCGCGAGGCGGTCCTCCTCCTCGGCCTTTTCATCGCGCCA
Coding sequences:
- a CDS encoding protein CWC16 — its product is MSERKVLNKYFPPDFDPELISRRKHPKNSQQVVRLMAPFSMRCNTCGEYIYKGKKFNARKETVEGEDYLGIKIFRFYIKCTLCSAEITFKTDPRNTDYTAEHGASRNFEPWRDEKAEEEDRLAKLEEEENNPMKVLENKTIDSKREMDILDALQDIRARNARNERVGASDDLLSRLAMREVEDEEDKEKKRLEEEDEKLVEQVFSKVPASGSTTVTVKRKADDYEPPAHTLLSDSARSLIASTATLQAAKKQKTNAKNSLGIKVLKKPAKAKPT